A genomic stretch from Chromatiales bacterium includes:
- a CDS encoding acetoin utilization protein AcuC: protein MSQTADDLNANPVAVPPTRKAVLTAAARYRRHSYGDNHPLGIPRVSLTLDLIRAYGALDEATEYLPSRKALPRELQWFHTREYVSAMQRCEAVGKVFDKYRQRHNIGNYENPYFPDFFATPATATGGSIQGAEEVLKGRVAFSPAGGMHHALPDSAQGFCFFNDPALAILRLRQEGLRVLYVDIDAHHGDGVEYAFRDDPGVCTFSLHMDTEYAYPFKGGQVTDTGPQGNAVNVPLPREMNDSEYRHVFTRVWPAVLAAFEPEVVVLQTGTDILRPDPLGKFRISTQLFLELVQRILDDSPTHADGTPRLLAVGGGGYHPLVLARCWVGVWAILSGRELPAELPDAGQALLRAVDWDQDEDEEYFEGLFASRLDPAYEGELRAEVRALADRVLDTHPLFAGAAVR from the coding sequence ATGAGCCAGACTGCCGACGATCTCAACGCGAACCCCGTGGCCGTCCCGCCGACCCGCAAGGCGGTACTCACCGCCGCCGCGCGCTATCGCCGGCACTCCTACGGTGACAACCACCCGCTCGGTATCCCGCGCGTGTCGCTCACCCTGGACCTGATCCGCGCCTACGGCGCCCTGGACGAGGCCACCGAATACCTGCCCTCGCGCAAGGCCCTGCCGCGCGAGCTCCAGTGGTTCCACACCCGCGAGTACGTCTCGGCCATGCAGCGCTGCGAGGCCGTGGGCAAGGTGTTCGACAAGTACCGCCAGCGCCACAACATCGGCAATTACGAGAACCCGTATTTCCCGGATTTCTTCGCCACGCCCGCCACCGCCACCGGCGGCAGCATCCAGGGCGCCGAGGAGGTGCTGAAGGGCCGCGTCGCCTTCAGTCCGGCCGGCGGCATGCACCACGCCCTGCCGGATTCCGCCCAGGGCTTCTGCTTCTTCAACGACCCTGCGCTGGCCATCCTGCGCCTGCGCCAGGAAGGGCTGCGCGTGCTGTACGTCGATATCGACGCGCATCACGGCGACGGCGTGGAATACGCCTTTCGCGACGACCCCGGCGTCTGCACCTTCTCCCTGCACATGGACACCGAGTACGCCTATCCCTTCAAGGGCGGGCAGGTGACGGATACGGGGCCGCAGGGCAATGCCGTGAACGTGCCGCTGCCCCGCGAGATGAACGACAGCGAATACCGTCACGTCTTTACCCGGGTCTGGCCCGCGGTGCTGGCGGCCTTCGAACCGGAGGTCGTGGTGCTGCAGACCGGTACCGACATCCTGCGGCCGGACCCGCTCGGCAAGTTCCGCATCTCCACGCAGCTGTTCCTGGAGCTGGTGCAGCGCATCCTCGACGACAGCCCGACGCATGCCGACGGCACGCCGCGCCTGCTGGCGGTGGGCGGCGGCGGCTATCACCCGCTGGTGCTGGCGCGCTGCTGGGTCGGCGTGTGGGCCATCCTCTCCGGGCGTGAGCTCCCCGCCGAGCTGCCGGATGCGGGACAGGCCCTGCTGCGCGCGGTGGACTGGGACCAGGACGAGGACGAGGAGTATTTCGAAGGCCTGTTTGCCAGCCGGCTCGACCCCGCCTACGAGGGCGAGCTGCGCGCCGAGGTGCGTGCGCTGGCCGACCGGGTGCTGGACACGCACCCGCTGTTCGCCGGGGCCGCCGTGCGCTGA
- the ilvC gene encoding ketol-acid reductoisomerase translates to MKIYYDKDCDLSIIKGMKVAIIGYGSQGHAHANNLKDSGVDVTVGLRPGSASVAKAEKSGLTVKPVAEAVAAADVVMMLTPDEFQSQLYKAEIEPNLKKGGVLAFAHGFAIVYNQIVPRADMDVIMIAPKAPGHTVRSEFTKGGGIPDLIAIEQDASGKARDIALSYASAIGGGRTGIIETTFRDETETDLFGEQAVLCGGAVELVKAGFETLVEAGYAPEMAYFECLHELKLIVDLMYEGGIANMNYSISNNAEYGEYVTGPKVINEESRWAMKEALHNIQTGEYAKRFILEGQTNYPEMTARRRQNAEHPIEEVGEKLRSMMPWITANKIVDKTKN, encoded by the coding sequence ATGAAGATCTATTACGACAAAGACTGCGACCTCTCCATCATCAAGGGGATGAAGGTCGCCATCATCGGCTACGGCTCCCAGGGCCACGCCCATGCGAACAACCTCAAGGATTCCGGCGTCGACGTCACCGTCGGCCTGCGCCCGGGTTCCGCCTCCGTGGCCAAGGCCGAGAAGTCCGGCCTGACCGTGAAGCCGGTGGCCGAGGCCGTGGCCGCCGCCGATGTGGTCATGATGCTGACCCCGGACGAATTCCAGTCCCAGCTCTACAAGGCCGAGATCGAGCCCAACCTGAAGAAGGGTGGCGTGCTGGCCTTCGCGCATGGCTTCGCCATCGTCTACAATCAGATCGTGCCGCGTGCCGACATGGACGTGATCATGATCGCGCCCAAGGCCCCGGGCCACACCGTGCGTTCCGAGTTCACCAAGGGCGGCGGCATCCCGGACCTGATCGCGATCGAACAGGATGCCTCCGGCAAGGCCCGCGACATCGCGCTGTCCTACGCCTCCGCCATCGGCGGTGGCCGCACCGGCATCATCGAGACCACCTTCCGTGACGAGACCGAGACCGACCTGTTCGGCGAACAGGCCGTGCTCTGCGGCGGCGCCGTGGAGCTGGTGAAGGCCGGCTTCGAGACCCTGGTCGAGGCGGGCTACGCGCCGGAGATGGCCTACTTCGAGTGCCTGCACGAGCTCAAGCTCATCGTCGACCTGATGTACGAAGGCGGTATCGCCAACATGAACTACTCCATCTCCAACAACGCGGAGTACGGCGAGTACGTGACCGGTCCGAAGGTCATCAACGAAGAGAGCCGCTGGGCGATGAAGGAAGCCCTGCACAACATCCAGACCGGTGAATATGCCAAGCGCTTCATCCTCGAGGGGCAGACCAACTATCCCGAGATGACCGCGCGCCGCCGCCAGAACGCCGAGCACCCCATCGAGGAGGTCGGTGAGAAGCTGCGTAGCATGATGCCCTGGATCACGGCGAACAAGATCGTCGACAAGACGAAGAACTGA
- a CDS encoding aldo/keto reductase produces MQPKPTLITGHANAKATRAYAEQHQREGHAAEGHYSEFLRARMQLSSLGVGTFPGAATPEVDAKIAAIVTRALLSGVNVIDTGAHYRYGRSLAAVGAGVRAAVEAGVPREAMFLISKGGFLTLRGGPPPDMQAWFEQEIVAQGYGSMEDLAKGCHLLTPAYINYQIELSRNLMGVETLDAFLVDQPEVHIPEIGKEALNRKLLPVFEVLERAVAEGRIRYYGIATFDSLRVETDDKLFQSITSMQGLAEKAAQAATGQDMARHHFKLMTMPFNQVMLEGFTRFNTATGQGNVGSPVQAAHQLDVYMMASHSMFKGHLAQQSMDVVERAIGNVANPAQRALQFNRSTPGIGTSLVGMSTPEHLDDVLAVAKLPPLPRKDYLAMYQKAEGV; encoded by the coding sequence ATGCAGCCAAAACCGACCCTGATCACCGGACATGCCAACGCCAAGGCCACCCGCGCCTACGCCGAGCAGCACCAGCGCGAGGGGCACGCGGCCGAGGGCCATTACAGCGAGTTCCTGCGCGCACGCATGCAGCTCTCGAGCCTGGGCGTGGGCACCTTCCCGGGCGCGGCCACGCCCGAGGTGGATGCGAAGATCGCGGCCATCGTCACCCGTGCCCTGCTGTCCGGCGTCAACGTCATCGACACCGGTGCGCATTACCGCTACGGCCGTTCGCTGGCCGCGGTGGGGGCGGGCGTGCGTGCCGCGGTCGAGGCCGGCGTGCCGCGCGAGGCCATGTTCCTGATCTCCAAGGGGGGCTTCCTCACCCTGCGCGGCGGGCCGCCGCCCGACATGCAGGCCTGGTTCGAGCAGGAGATCGTGGCGCAGGGCTACGGCAGCATGGAGGACCTGGCCAAGGGCTGCCATCTGCTCACGCCGGCCTACATCAATTACCAGATCGAGCTCTCGCGCAACCTGATGGGTGTGGAGACGCTGGACGCCTTCCTCGTCGACCAGCCCGAGGTGCACATCCCGGAGATCGGCAAGGAGGCGCTCAACCGCAAGCTGCTGCCGGTGTTCGAGGTGCTGGAGCGGGCCGTTGCCGAGGGCCGCATCCGCTACTACGGCATCGCCACCTTCGACAGCCTGCGGGTGGAGACCGACGACAAGCTGTTCCAGTCCATCACCTCCATGCAGGGCCTGGCCGAGAAGGCGGCGCAGGCCGCGACCGGCCAGGACATGGCGCGCCACCACTTCAAGCTCATGACCATGCCCTTCAACCAGGTGATGCTGGAGGGCTTCACGCGCTTCAACACCGCCACCGGGCAGGGCAACGTCGGCTCGCCGGTGCAGGCCGCGCATCAGCTCGACGTGTACATGATGGCCAGCCACAGCATGTTCAAGGGCCATCTGGCGCAGCAGTCCATGGACGTGGTGGAGCGTGCCATCGGCAACGTCGCCAATCCCGCGCAGCGCGCCCTGCAGTTCAACCGGTCCACGCCCGGCATCGGCACCTCGCTGGTGGGCATGAGCACGCCCGAGCACCTGGACGACGTGCTGGCCGTGGCCAAGCTCCCGCCGCTGCCGCGCAAGGACTACCTCGCCATGTACCAGAAGGCCGAGGGCGTGTAA
- the ilvN gene encoding acetolactate synthase small subunit: MRHIISILIENESGALSRVAGLFSARGYNIESLTVAPTDDPTLSRMTLVTRGSDQIIEQITKQLNKLVDVVKLMDLTEHRHIEREMMLVKVKAQGSAERDEVKRLVDIFRGRIVDVAATTYTVELTGTGDKLDAFITALEGSVILEVVRSGVMGIARGDVALKI; the protein is encoded by the coding sequence ATGCGGCACATCATCTCCATACTGATCGAAAACGAGTCCGGGGCCCTGTCGCGTGTGGCCGGCCTGTTCTCGGCGCGCGGCTACAACATCGAGTCGCTCACCGTGGCGCCCACCGACGACCCGACCCTGTCGCGCATGACCCTGGTGACCCGCGGGTCCGACCAGATCATCGAGCAGATCACCAAGCAGCTGAACAAGCTGGTGGACGTGGTCAAGCTCATGGATCTCACCGAGCATCGCCATATCGAGCGCGAGATGATGCTGGTGAAGGTCAAGGCACAGGGCTCGGCGGAACGCGATGAGGTCAAGCGCCTGGTCGATATCTTCCGCGGCCGCATCGTCGACGTCGCTGCCACCACTTACACGGTGGAGCTCACCGGCACCGGCGACAAACTCGACGCCTTCATCACCGCGCTGGAAGGCAGTGTCATCCTCGAGGTGGTGCGTTCCGGCGTCATGGGCATCGCGCGTGGCGACGTGGCGCTGAAGATCTGA
- a CDS encoding DNA mismatch repair protein MutS has product MQADLKALEFDAIRRLLEKLTATPYGADAARALEPAPSLDIARNMQQAVTVARQLVDAGQAPSIGQLPDVRAALRQAASPGAALSSQALYNLQVVMNAGSRLADALAGRPGLYPGDLAELRPPQPIVDILARTLVGAGTLRDDASEALVGYFGERRALREQVEDVVRKRMAKADIKDQFEDANRVDWYNERAVITLRGTEADKVKGVRRGSAMGGRDVIIEPMEAVPHNNQLETVNGKITGEQQRLLREITGVIREHVESLQQLLAAITWVDLALAAGELSRAMHGHAPTLSESAGVELNQAYHPLLLLQFAGGRGPQPVPLSIRLGGEDTILLITGPNTGGKTVALKTLGLLTVMAYCGLHIPAEQDCVIGNYRKVIVDVGDHQSLFHHLSTFAGHVEVLKRILDEADGDTLVLLDELGTGTDPEEGAALAMAVLDELLERRVQGIVNTHLSPLKDYADRHANIVNASMQFDHERLVPTYQLQIGVPGVSLGLTIAEKNGLPRDLIGRAREHLAEISELSARHG; this is encoded by the coding sequence ATGCAAGCCGACCTCAAGGCCCTGGAGTTCGACGCCATCCGCCGGCTCCTGGAAAAGCTCACCGCCACCCCCTACGGGGCCGACGCGGCCCGCGCCCTGGAGCCCGCGCCGAGTCTGGACATCGCCCGCAACATGCAGCAGGCGGTGACGGTGGCCCGCCAGCTCGTCGACGCCGGCCAGGCCCCGTCCATCGGCCAGCTGCCGGACGTGCGCGCCGCCCTGCGCCAGGCCGCCTCCCCGGGCGCGGCCCTGAGCAGCCAGGCGCTGTACAACCTGCAGGTGGTGATGAACGCCGGCAGCCGGCTGGCCGATGCCCTGGCCGGCCGGCCCGGACTCTATCCCGGCGATCTGGCTGAACTGCGTCCGCCGCAGCCGATCGTCGACATCCTCGCCCGTACCCTGGTGGGCGCGGGTACCCTGCGTGACGATGCCAGCGAGGCCCTGGTGGGCTATTTCGGCGAGCGCCGGGCGCTGCGCGAGCAGGTGGAGGACGTGGTGCGCAAGCGCATGGCGAAGGCCGACATCAAGGACCAGTTCGAGGATGCGAACCGGGTCGACTGGTACAATGAGCGCGCCGTGATCACCCTGCGCGGTACCGAGGCCGACAAGGTCAAGGGGGTGCGCCGTGGCTCGGCCATGGGCGGGCGCGACGTCATCATCGAGCCGATGGAGGCCGTGCCGCACAACAACCAGCTGGAGACGGTGAACGGCAAGATCACCGGCGAACAGCAGCGCCTGCTGCGCGAGATCACGGGCGTGATCCGCGAGCACGTCGAGTCCCTCCAGCAGCTGCTCGCGGCCATCACCTGGGTGGACCTCGCGCTGGCCGCCGGCGAGCTGAGCCGCGCCATGCACGGCCACGCCCCCACGCTGAGCGAGTCGGCCGGCGTGGAGCTCAACCAGGCCTATCACCCGCTCCTGCTGCTGCAGTTCGCCGGCGGCCGCGGCCCGCAGCCCGTGCCGCTGTCGATCCGTCTGGGCGGCGAGGACACCATCCTGCTGATCACCGGGCCCAACACCGGTGGCAAGACCGTGGCGCTCAAGACCCTGGGGCTGCTCACGGTGATGGCCTACTGCGGCCTGCACATCCCGGCCGAACAGGATTGCGTGATCGGCAACTACCGCAAGGTGATCGTCGATGTCGGCGACCACCAGAGCCTGTTCCACCACCTGTCCACCTTCGCCGGCCACGTGGAGGTGCTCAAGCGCATCCTCGACGAGGCCGACGGCGACACCCTGGTGCTGCTCGACGAGCTGGGCACCGGCACCGACCCGGAGGAGGGCGCGGCACTGGCCATGGCGGTGTTGGACGAGCTGCTGGAGCGCCGCGTGCAGGGCATCGTCAACACCCACCTCTCGCCGCTCAAGGACTACGCCGACCGTCACGCCAACATCGTCAACGCCTCCATGCAGTTCGACCACGAGCGCCTGGTGCCCACCTACCAGCTGCAGATCGGCGTACCCGGCGTCTCGCTGGGGCTCACCATCGCCGAGAAGAACGGTCTGCCCCGCGACCTGATCGGCCGGGCCCGCGAGCACCTGGCCGAGATCTCCGAACTGAGCGCCCGCCACGGCTGA
- a CDS encoding VWA domain-containing protein: MTDAEALVEIQEILQHLEQISFVAQRDAREALPVLEPLGAQPTLRWLEAARDLFFHDREAGKVFMRASPAVVEKTGEVDFWVAQARGFSKWVNSWGALEGFMAQVGDVTAEWGREAEQRWYDIGLRWCERHLEDAAHYFRAPFRELGDGRGIEGIEDLIAPAEKLFDERGLTLDAYLEGAVIARNIVGVAGIESWARRGADIMQAGRSRGEEYFRLESEESLRLLLDGMPGYRPRRHSRFLQLLTTAWFGHLVPLADGDWRPGRGRPMMDTDGHTLYLPAVLEGREEAIVAVLHTMGHLRFDTYFLDHIEALFGELGMEHPPVDADQRITWRPLYAHFEERMFRFQVLFDLCEDLRVDARLDTLIPGYLRRVVHLADAHEQPQGPAGVFYRYALAQYEALALGRGLDARLQPLLAEDASVVDAFRVSRGLFDEAEFPEIGIDARDDAYLPGHGHNTGRPVYPRRRWQDEVYVNDYDVHADNKAEAEKQKEEQPQTTQEMRQVDPDPDINVPQENTSGSGGRIGVGIPMPAQVVGRGATVHELTEGYPYPEWDYREQRYIHEWARVQERRLEEMEPERAEMIRADHAGALKRLRRALEMQRPSRMAPLRRQLEGDELDMEAAVGFVAEKKAGLSPKPFIYRHRTRQHRDTAVMLLADMSTSIMASHAGGQGKLIDHLRAGLMMFAEAINDVGDPNAICGFASKNHDNVNYYVLKDFDETMNPDVRARIAAVSGRLASRMGAAIRHSIERFNGVSAHHRLLLLLTDGRPADYDDGGDTRYLHEDTRMAMKEAVDRGIHPFCVTLDPSGSEYLPAIFGPGHYTVIDHAADLPARLPEIYLRLRR; this comes from the coding sequence ACCCTGCGCTGGCTGGAGGCCGCCCGCGACCTGTTCTTCCACGATCGCGAGGCCGGCAAGGTCTTCATGCGCGCCAGCCCCGCGGTGGTGGAGAAGACCGGCGAGGTGGACTTCTGGGTGGCGCAGGCCCGCGGCTTCTCGAAGTGGGTGAATTCCTGGGGGGCGCTCGAGGGCTTCATGGCCCAGGTGGGCGACGTGACGGCCGAATGGGGCCGCGAGGCCGAGCAGCGCTGGTACGACATCGGCCTGCGCTGGTGTGAGCGCCACCTGGAGGACGCCGCGCACTACTTCCGCGCCCCCTTCCGCGAACTCGGCGACGGGCGCGGCATCGAGGGTATCGAGGACCTGATCGCCCCGGCCGAGAAGCTCTTTGACGAGCGCGGCCTGACGCTGGATGCCTATCTCGAGGGGGCGGTGATCGCGCGCAACATCGTCGGCGTGGCGGGCATCGAGAGCTGGGCACGGCGCGGCGCCGACATCATGCAGGCCGGCCGTTCGCGCGGCGAGGAATACTTTCGGCTGGAGAGCGAGGAGAGCCTGCGCCTGCTGCTGGACGGCATGCCGGGCTACCGCCCGCGGCGCCACAGCCGCTTCCTGCAGCTGCTGACCACGGCCTGGTTCGGCCACCTGGTGCCGCTGGCCGATGGCGACTGGCGTCCGGGCCGGGGGCGCCCGATGATGGACACCGACGGGCATACCCTCTACCTGCCCGCCGTGCTGGAGGGGCGCGAGGAGGCCATCGTCGCGGTGCTCCACACCATGGGGCACCTGCGCTTCGACACCTATTTCCTCGACCACATCGAGGCGCTGTTTGGCGAGCTGGGCATGGAACACCCGCCCGTCGACGCCGATCAGCGCATCACCTGGCGTCCGCTCTACGCCCACTTCGAGGAGCGCATGTTCCGCTTCCAGGTGCTGTTCGACCTCTGCGAGGACCTGCGCGTGGACGCGCGCCTGGACACCCTCATCCCCGGTTACCTCAGACGCGTGGTGCACCTGGCCGACGCGCATGAGCAGCCGCAGGGTCCGGCCGGCGTGTTCTACCGCTACGCGCTGGCCCAGTACGAGGCCCTGGCCCTGGGGCGCGGTCTCGATGCACGCCTGCAGCCGCTGCTGGCGGAGGACGCCAGCGTGGTGGATGCCTTCCGCGTGTCCCGCGGGCTGTTCGACGAGGCCGAGTTTCCCGAGATCGGTATCGACGCGCGCGACGACGCCTACCTGCCGGGTCACGGGCACAACACCGGTCGCCCGGTATACCCGCGCCGGCGCTGGCAGGACGAGGTCTACGTCAACGACTACGACGTGCACGCCGACAACAAGGCCGAGGCCGAGAAGCAGAAGGAAGAGCAGCCGCAGACCACGCAGGAGATGCGCCAGGTCGACCCCGACCCGGACATCAACGTGCCGCAGGAGAACACCTCCGGCAGCGGCGGGCGCATCGGCGTGGGCATCCCCATGCCGGCCCAGGTGGTCGGCCGCGGGGCGACCGTACACGAACTCACCGAGGGCTATCCCTATCCCGAGTGGGACTACCGCGAGCAACGCTACATCCACGAGTGGGCGCGGGTGCAGGAACGCCGGCTGGAGGAGATGGAACCCGAACGCGCGGAGATGATCCGCGCCGATCATGCCGGGGCGCTCAAGCGCCTGCGCCGCGCCCTGGAGATGCAGCGCCCGAGCCGCATGGCGCCCCTGCGCCGCCAGCTCGAGGGCGACGAACTCGACATGGAGGCGGCGGTGGGGTTCGTCGCCGAGAAGAAGGCCGGGCTCTCGCCCAAGCCCTTCATCTACCGCCACCGCACCCGCCAGCACCGCGACACGGCCGTGATGCTGCTGGCCGACATGTCCACCTCCATCATGGCGAGCCATGCCGGCGGGCAGGGCAAGCTCATCGACCACCTGCGCGCGGGCCTGATGATGTTCGCCGAGGCGATCAACGACGTCGGCGATCCGAACGCGATCTGCGGCTTCGCCTCGAAGAACCACGACAACGTGAACTACTACGTGCTCAAGGACTTCGACGAGACCATGAACCCCGACGTGCGCGCGCGCATCGCCGCCGTCTCCGGCCGCCTGGCCAGCCGCATGGGTGCGGCCATCCGTCACTCCATCGAGCGCTTCAACGGCGTGTCCGCCCATCATCGTCTGCTGCTGCTGCTCACCGACGGGCGTCCGGCCGACTACGACGACGGCGGCGACACACGCTACCTGCACGAGGACACGCGCATGGCGATGAAGGAGGCCGTGGATCGCGGCATCCACCCCTTCTGCGTGACGCTCGACCCCTCCGGCAGCGAGTACCTCCCGGCGATCTTCGGCCCCGGGCACTACACCGTCATCGACCACGCGGCGGACCTGCCGGCCCGACTGCCCGAGATCTACCTGCGCCTGCGCCGCTGA
- a CDS encoding phosphatidylserine decarboxylase: MFPIAREARLFVLVLLAVAVLASIYLPLVVAAVFWLMLLLLAFLLRDLRRLVPSRPLAVVSPVDGVVTSVSEARDPYLKREALVIRIRQHWFGEFNVHSPVEGKITERWWPERTREDEDELPPGHFAIWMQTDEGDDAVVAIDLQGRFRLMHCSAQAGERTGQGRRCGLMGFGRPVTVYLPATARVAVAPGQRLLAGSDVIASFVHG; the protein is encoded by the coding sequence ATGTTCCCGATCGCGCGCGAGGCCCGTCTGTTCGTACTGGTGCTGCTGGCCGTGGCCGTGCTGGCCTCGATCTATCTGCCGCTGGTCGTGGCGGCGGTGTTCTGGTTGATGCTCCTGCTGCTGGCCTTTCTGCTGCGCGACCTGCGGAGGCTGGTGCCGTCGCGACCGCTGGCCGTGGTCAGTCCGGTGGATGGCGTGGTGACCTCGGTGTCCGAGGCACGTGACCCCTATCTCAAGCGCGAGGCCCTGGTCATCCGCATCCGCCAGCACTGGTTCGGCGAGTTCAACGTACATAGCCCGGTGGAAGGCAAGATCACGGAGCGCTGGTGGCCGGAACGCACGCGCGAGGACGAGGACGAGCTCCCCCCCGGGCACTTCGCCATCTGGATGCAGACCGACGAGGGCGATGATGCCGTGGTGGCCATTGATCTGCAGGGACGGTTCCGGCTCATGCACTGCAGCGCACAGGCGGGCGAACGCACGGGGCAGGGGCGGCGCTGCGGCCTGATGGGCTTCGGCCGGCCGGTCACCGTCTATCTGCCGGCCACTGCCCGCGTGGCCGTGGCGCCGGGGCAGCGCCTGCTGGCGGGGAGCGACGTGATTGCTTCCTTCGTGCATGGCTAA
- a CDS encoding acetolactate synthase 3 large subunit: MELTGAEIFVRCLKEEGVDVIFGYPGGAVLHIYDALYKQKDVTHVLVRHEQGAVHAAEGYAKSSDRPGVALVTSGPGATNAITGIADAYMDSVPLVVFSGQVNTALIGNDAFQEVDTVGITRPIVKHNFLVKDVKDLAETIKKAFYVATTGRPGPVVVDIPKDVTANKAEFKYPRTVKMRSYNPTVKGHLGQIKKAVDLILAAEKPMIYSGGGVILSHASKALTDFTKYLGYPITNTLMGLGAYPATDRQFVGMLGMHGTYEANMGMHHADLIIAVGARFDDRVTGNIEKFCPHAKIVHLDIDPASISKNVKVDVPIVGDVDHVLKELIKELKARKEKPDAKALDAWWKQIEEWRAMDCLKYDRESELIKPQYVIQKLWEVTKGDAFVTSDVGQHQMFTAQFYKFDKPNRWINSGGLGTMGFGLPAAMGVQMANPKELVCTVTGEASIQMCIQELSTCLQYQLPIKVVNLNNRYMGMVRQWQEFFYQGRYAMSYMDALPDFVKLAEAYGHVGMRIEKPADVEGALKEAMKLKDRLVFMDFITDQGENVYPMIPAGAGQNEMILV, encoded by the coding sequence GTGGAACTGACCGGTGCCGAAATCTTCGTCCGTTGCCTCAAGGAAGAGGGCGTAGATGTCATTTTCGGGTATCCCGGTGGTGCGGTCCTGCACATCTACGACGCGCTGTACAAGCAGAAGGACGTGACCCACGTCCTCGTGCGTCACGAGCAGGGCGCGGTGCACGCCGCCGAGGGCTACGCGAAATCCTCCGACCGTCCGGGCGTGGCGCTGGTCACCTCGGGCCCGGGTGCCACCAATGCCATCACCGGCATTGCCGACGCCTACATGGATTCGGTACCGCTGGTCGTCTTCTCCGGCCAGGTCAATACCGCGCTCATCGGCAACGACGCCTTCCAGGAAGTGGACACGGTGGGCATCACGCGCCCGATCGTGAAGCACAACTTCCTGGTCAAGGACGTGAAGGACCTGGCCGAGACCATCAAGAAGGCCTTCTACGTGGCGACCACCGGCCGTCCCGGTCCGGTGGTGGTGGACATCCCCAAGGACGTGACCGCCAACAAGGCCGAGTTCAAGTACCCGCGCACGGTGAAGATGCGCTCGTACAACCCGACCGTGAAGGGGCATCTGGGCCAGATCAAGAAGGCGGTGGATCTCATCCTCGCGGCCGAGAAGCCCATGATCTACAGCGGCGGCGGTGTGATCCTGAGCCATGCCTCCAAGGCGCTGACCGACTTCACGAAGTACCTCGGTTATCCCATCACCAACACGCTGATGGGCCTGGGCGCCTATCCGGCCACCGACCGGCAGTTCGTCGGCATGCTGGGCATGCACGGCACCTACGAGGCCAACATGGGCATGCACCATGCCGACCTCATCATCGCCGTCGGGGCACGTTTCGACGACCGCGTGACCGGCAACATCGAGAAGTTCTGCCCGCATGCGAAGATCGTGCACCTGGACATCGACCCGGCCTCCATCTCCAAGAACGTGAAGGTGGATGTGCCGATCGTGGGCGACGTGGACCATGTGCTCAAGGAGCTGATCAAGGAACTCAAGGCGCGCAAGGAAAAGCCCGATGCCAAGGCGCTGGACGCCTGGTGGAAGCAGATCGAGGAATGGCGCGCCATGGACTGCCTCAAGTACGACCGCGAGAGCGAGCTGATCAAGCCGCAGTACGTGATCCAGAAACTCTGGGAAGTGACCAAGGGCGATGCCTTCGTGACCTCGGACGTGGGTCAGCACCAGATGTTCACGGCGCAGTTCTACAAGTTCGACAAGCCCAACCGCTGGATCAATTCCGGGGGACTCGGCACCATGGGCTTCGGCCTGCCGGCCGCCATGGGCGTGCAGATGGCCAACCCCAAGGAGCTGGTCTGCACCGTCACGGGCGAGGCCAGCATCCAGATGTGCATCCAGGAGCTGTCCACCTGCCTGCAGTACCAGCTGCCCATCAAGGTCGTGAACCTCAACAACCGCTACATGGGCATGGTGCGTCAGTGGCAGGAGTTCTTCTACCAGGGCCGCTACGCCATGTCCTACATGGATGCCCTGCCGGACTTCGTGAAGCTGGCCGAGGCCTACGGACACGTCGGCATGCGCATCGAGAAGCCGGCCGATGTCGAGGGCGCGCTCAAGGAGGCGATGAAGCTAAAGGACCGCCTGGTCTTCATGGACTTCATCACCGACCAGGGTGAGAACGTCTATCCCATGATTCCCGCCGGTGCGGGGCAGAACGAAATGATCCTGGTGTAA